One genomic segment of Pelagerythrobacter marensis includes these proteins:
- a CDS encoding cytochrome P450, translated as MATQFAEQPRQYRTSPIAVEALREHLALHPEEKWSHTHPYDVSRSDIYFEDRWQPIFADMRAKGPIHWVDESPVGPYWNVVGHKAIGHVEALPELFSSSWEHGGITILNRLDEEQLAAQGRERFELPMFIAMDRPKHTGQRRTVAPAFTPAEMKRLDDDIRHRTGELLDSLPKGEVFDWVDRVSIELTTGMLAILFDFPWEDRRLLTFWSDWAGDTEIAMVRDLDEMRQGILREMGAYFQQLWADRANKEPGPDLISMMIHSPAMNQMSPQEFMGNLVLLIVGGNDTTRNTMSGIVHAFDTFPDQRKLFEENPDLIPNAVQECIRYQTPLAHMRRTCTEDTELFGKKIKAGDKLVLWYLSANRDEDVFENPDKLDITRENARRHLAFGYGIHRCVGARLAELQLRVLLEEMHARRMRVHVAGDVERVRANFVHGFRKLEVEVTSF; from the coding sequence ATGGCCACCCAGTTCGCCGAACAGCCCCGGCAGTATCGCACGTCGCCCATCGCGGTCGAAGCCCTGCGGGAACATCTGGCGCTCCACCCAGAGGAGAAGTGGAGCCATACGCACCCGTACGATGTCAGCCGCAGCGATATCTATTTCGAAGATCGCTGGCAGCCGATCTTCGCCGATATGCGGGCCAAGGGGCCAATCCACTGGGTCGATGAAAGCCCGGTGGGGCCATACTGGAACGTGGTCGGTCACAAGGCGATCGGCCATGTCGAAGCGTTGCCGGAACTGTTTTCGTCCAGCTGGGAACACGGCGGGATCACGATCCTCAACCGGCTTGATGAAGAGCAGCTGGCGGCGCAGGGCCGCGAACGCTTCGAACTGCCGATGTTCATCGCGATGGACCGGCCCAAGCACACCGGTCAGCGGCGCACCGTTGCCCCTGCCTTTACCCCAGCGGAAATGAAGCGGCTGGACGATGATATCCGCCACCGCACCGGCGAACTGCTCGATTCGCTTCCGAAAGGGGAGGTGTTCGACTGGGTCGACAGGGTTTCGATCGAGCTGACCACCGGGATGCTGGCGATCCTGTTCGATTTCCCGTGGGAAGATCGCCGCCTGTTGACCTTCTGGTCCGATTGGGCGGGCGATACGGAGATCGCGATGGTGCGCGACCTAGATGAAATGCGCCAGGGCATTTTGCGCGAAATGGGCGCCTATTTCCAGCAGCTATGGGCCGATCGTGCCAATAAGGAGCCGGGACCGGATCTCATTTCGATGATGATCCACTCGCCGGCGATGAACCAGATGAGCCCGCAGGAATTCATGGGCAATCTGGTGTTGCTGATCGTGGGGGGGAACGACACCACACGCAATACGATGAGCGGCATCGTCCATGCGTTCGACACGTTCCCCGACCAGCGCAAGCTGTTCGAGGAGAATCCCGACCTCATCCCCAATGCGGTGCAGGAGTGCATTCGCTACCAGACCCCTCTGGCCCATATGCGCCGGACCTGCACCGAAGATACCGAGCTGTTCGGCAAGAAGATCAAGGCGGGCGACAAGCTCGTCCTGTGGTATCTTTCGGCCAACCGCGACGAGGACGTGTTCGAGAACCCCGACAAGCTCGACATCACGCGCGAGAATGCGCGGCGGCACCTCGCCTTCGGCTACGGCATTCACCGCTGCGTGGGCGCGCGCCTTGCTGAACTGCAGCTGCGTGTTCTGCTGGAAGAAATGCATGCGCGACGCATGCGGGTTCACGTGGCCGGCGATGTCGAGCGCGTCCGGGCAAACTTCGTTCACGGCTTCCGCAAGCTCGAAGTCGAGGTCACGTCTTTCTGA
- a CDS encoding integration host factor subunit beta → MIRSELLQALAKDNPELRAEEVEQVVDIFFEEIAARLTEGGRVELRGFGAFSTRERKARTGRNPRTGEPVEVPAKRVPFFKPGKEMRERLNAD, encoded by the coding sequence ATGATACGATCGGAACTGCTTCAGGCCCTGGCGAAGGACAATCCGGAGCTTCGCGCTGAGGAAGTCGAACAGGTGGTGGACATCTTCTTCGAAGAGATCGCCGCGCGCCTGACCGAAGGCGGCCGTGTGGAGCTGCGCGGATTTGGTGCCTTCTCCACTCGCGAACGCAAGGCCCGCACCGGCCGCAATCCACGCACTGGCGAACCAGTGGAGGTACCGGCCAAGCGCGTACCCTTTTTCAAGCCCGGCAAGGAAATGCGCGAGCGGCTGAACGCCGATTGA
- a CDS encoding GntR family transcriptional regulator, whose product MTQQSRPVYLRLRDQIAAAIIDGDYAEGEMLPSVRAFAAEQGANPLTVAKAYQQFQTDGLVEVQRGVGMYVVAGAAERLRRNERAQFLTEEWPELRARMNRLGIDPAELLERG is encoded by the coding sequence ATGACACAGCAGAGCCGCCCCGTTTACCTCCGGCTGCGCGACCAGATTGCGGCCGCGATTATCGACGGTGATTATGCCGAAGGGGAAATGCTCCCCTCGGTGCGCGCCTTCGCCGCCGAACAGGGGGCCAACCCCCTGACCGTCGCCAAGGCCTATCAGCAATTTCAGACCGACGGGCTGGTGGAAGTCCAGCGCGGGGTCGGCATGTACGTCGTCGCCGGCGCGGCCGAGCGGCTGCGCCGTAACGAGCGCGCACAGTTCCTGACCGAAGAATGGCCCGAACTGCGCGCCCGGATGAACCGCCTCGGGATCGATCCGGCCGAGCTGCTCGAACGCGGGTGA
- a CDS encoding DsbA family protein, translating to MTRRDYIVAAAIALIFGFAGAALWSLSGLGNTHTRAYLLDNPEILPEMAERYQARETEGRLADLKGEVTTPFPGAVLGNPQGTVTLVEFTDYGCTYCRMSQPDVARLVEANPDLRVVVREWPIFQGSEAAARMALAAAEQGKFAAFHKAMFELGPPKGENIARAAQAAGLDMAKAEAFAGSEKVSFELAKNMDYAEKLGFSGTPSWVIGGRVFEGAIGYDGLEEAVAAARGS from the coding sequence ATGACAAGACGCGATTACATCGTTGCCGCGGCCATCGCGCTGATATTCGGGTTCGCGGGCGCTGCCCTATGGTCGCTGAGCGGCCTCGGCAACACGCATACGCGCGCTTACCTTCTGGATAACCCGGAAATCCTCCCCGAGATGGCAGAACGCTATCAGGCGCGTGAGACCGAGGGGCGACTGGCCGATCTGAAGGGCGAAGTGACGACCCCGTTCCCCGGCGCCGTGCTGGGCAATCCCCAAGGCACGGTGACGCTGGTGGAATTTACCGACTATGGCTGCACATATTGCCGGATGAGCCAGCCCGATGTGGCGCGGCTGGTCGAAGCGAACCCCGATTTGCGCGTGGTGGTGCGCGAATGGCCGATATTCCAGGGCAGCGAAGCCGCGGCCCGCATGGCGCTGGCGGCTGCCGAACAGGGCAAGTTCGCCGCATTCCACAAGGCGATGTTCGAACTGGGCCCGCCCAAGGGCGAGAACATCGCCCGTGCAGCGCAGGCCGCCGGCCTCGACATGGCGAAGGCCGAAGCGTTCGCCGGGTCGGAGAAAGTATCCTTCGAACTGGCGAAGAACATGGATTATGCCGAGAAGCTCGGTTTTTCCGGTACGCCCAGTTGGGTGATCGGCGGTCGCGTGTTCGAAGGGGCCATTGGCTATGACGGGCTGGAGGAGGCCGTGGCCGCGGCGCGCGGATCGTGA
- a CDS encoding HD domain-containing protein: MGDAGERAKFREMKEGTAQDWAIIGGEYRVLAGGLADRVLDHLRLLKGDFGGFPICRLEHSLQTATRAHRDGRDEHYVVMALLHDIGDTLGSYNHPDVAASIIAPFVSDELHWICKHHGHFQGYYYFHYLGMDRDAREAFRGHEHFDACAEFCEKYDQAAFDPDYESEPLTFFEPMVRRVMAKPLASLYRMEETVEAAE; encoded by the coding sequence ATGGGCGATGCAGGCGAACGCGCGAAATTTCGCGAGATGAAGGAAGGCACGGCGCAGGACTGGGCCATAATCGGCGGCGAGTATCGGGTTCTCGCGGGCGGACTGGCCGATCGCGTGCTCGATCACCTGCGGTTGTTGAAAGGCGATTTCGGCGGTTTCCCGATCTGCCGGCTGGAACATTCGCTGCAGACCGCCACCCGCGCGCATCGCGACGGACGGGACGAACACTATGTGGTCATGGCGCTGCTGCACGACATTGGCGATACGCTCGGCAGCTACAACCACCCCGACGTCGCGGCTTCGATCATCGCGCCTTTCGTCAGCGACGAACTGCACTGGATCTGCAAGCATCACGGGCATTTTCAGGGCTACTACTATTTCCACTATCTCGGCATGGATCGCGATGCGCGTGAGGCCTTCCGGGGGCACGAACATTTCGATGCCTGCGCCGAATTCTGCGAAAAATACGACCAGGCCGCTTTCGATCCCGATTACGAGAGCGAACCCCTGACGTTCTTCGAACCGATGGTGCGGCGCGTGATGGCGAAACCTCTGGCGAGCCTTTATCGCATGGAGGAAACTGTCGAAGCCGCCGAATGA
- the msrB gene encoding peptide-methionine (R)-S-oxide reductase MsrB, protein MNKEIAPIGRRAALRLVALGSAGLALGACGSERAEARRWKVVRSDAQWRARLTRSQYRVLREGWTERAHSSPLDRERRAGTFVCAGCGNTLYASETKYDSGTGWPSFWKPLPGAIVTEADFRLGYPRTEVLCADCGGHLGHVFGDGPPPTGKRYCMNGAAMAFRPA, encoded by the coding sequence ATGAACAAGGAAATCGCACCGATCGGTCGCCGAGCGGCCTTGCGCCTCGTGGCGCTCGGTTCGGCCGGTCTGGCGCTCGGTGCCTGCGGCAGCGAACGGGCGGAAGCGCGCCGATGGAAGGTCGTGCGTAGCGACGCCCAGTGGCGTGCACGGCTGACCCGCAGCCAGTACCGCGTCTTGCGCGAAGGCTGGACGGAGCGCGCGCATTCCTCGCCACTCGATCGCGAAAGGCGTGCCGGCACGTTCGTCTGCGCAGGGTGCGGCAATACGCTCTATGCTTCGGAGACGAAGTACGACAGCGGGACGGGCTGGCCCAGCTTCTGGAAGCCATTGCCGGGCGCGATCGTGACCGAGGCCGATTTCAGGCTCGGTTATCCGCGTACCGAAGTGCTCTGCGCCGATTGCGGCGGCCATCTGGGGCACGTGTTTGGCGACGGCCCCCCGCCGACCGGCAAGCGCTATTGCATGAACGGCGCCGCGATGGCGTTCCGTCCCGCCTAG
- a CDS encoding PDZ domain-containing protein, protein MIARAAAGLLLAALPGFPAESAQAAPRQAASAVAPDLLVADLQALRHLDERLLAIGWRLGSGNAAFCDEARPAIGLLLLDTAAYSRPNAVRTALGLAGPVAVQAAAPGAPAHAAGLRPGDEIAAIDGIDVADIPAESANDWRRLVRLHDIIETSLAADGKVELTLRDGRRLDIAGIAACRSRFEIVTGESAVADGRRVLIGRDFAGFGYREDELAAAIAHELAHNLLGHPDWLDARGRKRRDIRMTEREADRLMPWLLANAGYDPHAALRFMRRWGPRHGGGLFRKRTHDSWDERSDMIEAEIGLVEARLANGAAADWAHHFRRESPDGNRN, encoded by the coding sequence GTGATCGCACGCGCGGCAGCCGGATTGCTGCTGGCCGCGCTCCCTGGTTTTCCCGCCGAAAGCGCGCAGGCGGCTCCGCGCCAAGCCGCTTCAGCCGTCGCTCCCGACCTGCTCGTCGCCGATCTGCAGGCGCTCCGCCACCTGGACGAGCGTCTGCTTGCCATCGGTTGGCGTCTCGGCAGTGGCAATGCCGCCTTCTGCGACGAGGCGCGCCCTGCGATCGGCCTGCTGCTGCTCGACACGGCTGCATATTCGCGGCCCAATGCTGTCCGCACGGCACTCGGCCTGGCCGGCCCGGTGGCAGTGCAGGCGGCTGCCCCTGGCGCGCCGGCCCACGCCGCGGGCCTGCGTCCCGGCGATGAGATCGCGGCCATCGATGGGATAGACGTTGCCGACATCCCCGCCGAATCCGCGAACGACTGGCGCCGGCTGGTCCGGTTGCACGATATCATCGAAACATCGCTTGCCGCCGATGGCAAAGTCGAACTGACGCTCCGAGACGGCCGCAGGCTGGATATCGCCGGCATTGCTGCCTGTCGCAGCCGGTTCGAAATCGTCACAGGCGAGAGCGCTGTCGCCGATGGACGGCGGGTGCTGATCGGGCGCGACTTCGCCGGGTTCGGCTATCGCGAAGATGAACTCGCAGCCGCGATCGCGCACGAACTGGCGCACAACCTTCTGGGGCACCCCGACTGGCTCGATGCGCGCGGACGCAAACGGCGGGACATCCGCATGACCGAGCGCGAGGCCGACCGCCTCATGCCCTGGCTGCTCGCCAATGCCGGCTATGATCCGCACGCGGCGCTGCGCTTCATGCGGCGCTGGGGGCCGCGACATGGAGGCGGCCTTTTCCGCAAGCGAACGCACGATAGCTGGGACGAACGTTCCGATATGATCGAAGCCGAAATTGGCCTGGTCGAGGCACGGCTCGCAAATGGGGCGGCCGCCGACTGGGCACATCACTTCCGCCGCGAAAGCCCCGACGGCAACAGGAATTGA
- a CDS encoding sensor histidine kinase, with protein MAMLPFRPTPFFEDKTRAFWNLQFAGWGGALLLRAVSGAINALDFSFFVIVVIETITGFSISLILSVLYRELINRRPLMTWGLSTLALALAVLAFASIGVWAKSLTLPESEAGFTALLIAYLIYPLTLLGTWSALYYAINFFLQVEEQADRLERLEAQATGAQLAMLRYQLNPHFLFNTLNSISTLVLLKQTEPANAMLTRLSSFLRHTLISQPGGKVTLAQEVDTLKLYLGIERMRFEERLRTEFAIEPAAAQGSLPSMLLQPLVENAIKYAVSPQEEGARISVTARLVGNRLRIAVSDTGPGLQQSPIRPSLPLALTGDGQAVSTGVGLANIRNRLAQAYGDDHLFEIRTPPEGGFTVIIELPYEAADSAEPAPPQQRFSEQSLSPSAAPPTTKRPIGTET; from the coding sequence ATGGCCATGCTGCCCTTCAGACCGACCCCGTTTTTCGAGGACAAGACTCGCGCGTTCTGGAACCTGCAATTCGCAGGCTGGGGCGGCGCCTTGTTGTTGCGCGCCGTTTCCGGGGCGATCAACGCGCTCGATTTCTCGTTCTTCGTGATTGTCGTAATCGAAACGATCACCGGCTTTTCGATCAGCCTGATCCTGTCGGTGCTCTATCGCGAATTGATCAATCGCCGTCCGTTGATGACCTGGGGCCTGTCCACCCTGGCGCTCGCCCTGGCCGTGCTGGCCTTCGCCTCTATCGGGGTCTGGGCCAAGAGCCTGACCCTGCCTGAAAGCGAGGCCGGCTTCACGGCCCTGCTGATCGCCTACCTCATCTATCCTCTCACGCTGCTCGGCACATGGTCGGCACTGTATTATGCGATCAATTTCTTCCTCCAGGTCGAAGAGCAGGCGGATCGGCTGGAACGGCTGGAGGCGCAGGCGACCGGCGCACAGCTGGCAATGTTGCGGTATCAGCTGAACCCCCATTTCCTGTTCAACACGCTCAATTCGATCAGCACGCTCGTGCTCCTCAAACAGACCGAGCCGGCCAATGCCATGCTAACCCGCCTGTCCTCGTTCCTGCGTCACACGCTGATCAGCCAGCCGGGCGGCAAGGTAACGCTGGCGCAGGAAGTCGACACGCTGAAGCTCTATCTGGGCATAGAACGCATGCGGTTCGAAGAACGGCTGCGGACCGAATTCGCCATCGAACCGGCGGCGGCACAGGGATCCTTGCCTTCAATGCTGCTCCAGCCGCTGGTCGAAAACGCGATCAAGTATGCCGTTTCGCCGCAAGAGGAAGGCGCCCGGATCAGCGTTACGGCTCGGCTCGTCGGAAACCGTCTGCGTATCGCCGTTTCCGATACCGGCCCGGGCTTGCAACAAAGCCCGATACGCCCCAGCCTGCCACTCGCTCTCACTGGCGACGGGCAGGCGGTTTCCACCGGCGTCGGCCTCGCCAACATAAGGAACCGGCTTGCGCAGGCCTATGGCGACGACCACTTGTTCGAGATCCGCACCCCGCCGGAGGGAGGCTTCACCGTGATCATCGAGCTGCCTTACGAAGCCGCGGACAGCGCGGAACCGGCTCCCCCCCAGCAGCGTTTTTCCGAACAATCCTTATCCCCCTCTGCCGCACCGCCGACCACGAAGCGGCCAATCGGAACCGAAACATGA
- a CDS encoding M48 family metalloprotease has protein sequence MHLIARILALVAALSLAAQPVAAQSILRDAETEALLDEMAAPLVEAAGLQPGNVDIVLINDSSINAFVAGGQAVYIHTGLIDAADTANEVQGVIAHELGHITGGHIIRHGEGASAATNISLLSLLLGVGAALAGAGEAAMGVMMAGQQAALGKYLAFSRVQESSADAAGAEYLSKAGISGRGSLAFFGKLQNQEFRYGYSQSDEAGFARTHPLSGDRIARLREVYHTDPAWETPDDAELQRRFERVKAKLFGYQQTPQRTMQAYPETMTGIPARYARAYAWHKDAQMDRALAETDALLSAAPDDPYFLELKGQILLESGQPQAALAPLRRASELTRNQPLIASMFGHALIATEDKDHYEEAERILRAAVGRDRLNPFAWYQLGVVYAARGDMPRARLASAEQQVMSRQYAMAIRSAQAAEAGLPEGSPDWIRAQDIALQARAALERERERR, from the coding sequence ATGCATCTCATCGCCCGAATCCTCGCGCTCGTGGCAGCGCTGTCGCTGGCTGCGCAGCCGGTCGCCGCGCAATCCATTTTGCGCGATGCCGAGACAGAGGCGCTGCTCGACGAGATGGCCGCCCCCCTGGTGGAGGCCGCCGGCCTTCAGCCCGGCAATGTCGATATCGTGCTTATCAACGACAGTTCGATCAACGCTTTCGTCGCCGGCGGACAGGCCGTCTATATCCACACCGGGCTGATCGATGCGGCCGATACCGCGAACGAGGTTCAGGGCGTGATCGCGCACGAACTGGGCCATATCACCGGCGGCCACATCATTCGCCACGGGGAAGGCGCCAGCGCGGCAACCAACATTTCCCTGCTGTCGCTGTTGCTGGGGGTCGGCGCGGCGCTCGCAGGCGCGGGCGAAGCGGCAATGGGCGTGATGATGGCGGGGCAACAGGCCGCGCTGGGCAAGTATCTCGCGTTCAGCCGCGTGCAGGAATCTTCAGCCGATGCCGCGGGTGCGGAATACCTGTCGAAGGCAGGGATTTCGGGCCGCGGATCGCTGGCATTCTTCGGCAAGCTGCAAAATCAGGAATTTCGATACGGCTACAGCCAGAGCGACGAAGCCGGCTTTGCCCGCACCCACCCGCTTTCGGGCGACCGCATCGCTCGCCTGCGCGAAGTGTATCACACCGATCCCGCGTGGGAGACGCCCGACGACGCCGAGCTTCAGCGCCGTTTCGAACGTGTGAAGGCCAAGCTGTTCGGGTATCAGCAGACGCCGCAACGCACGATGCAGGCCTATCCCGAAACGATGACCGGCATTCCGGCGCGCTATGCCCGCGCTTATGCATGGCACAAGGATGCGCAGATGGATCGCGCGCTGGCCGAAACCGATGCGCTGCTGTCCGCCGCCCCCGATGATCCGTATTTTCTCGAACTGAAGGGCCAGATTCTCCTGGAATCGGGTCAACCGCAGGCTGCACTGGCCCCCCTGCGCCGGGCGAGCGAGCTGACTCGCAACCAGCCGCTGATCGCATCGATGTTCGGCCACGCGTTGATCGCGACCGAGGACAAGGACCATTACGAGGAAGCCGAACGGATTCTGCGCGCGGCCGTCGGCCGCGACAGGCTCAATCCCTTTGCCTGGTATCAGCTCGGCGTGGTCTATGCCGCGCGGGGCGACATGCCGCGTGCGCGCCTGGCCAGTGCCGAACAGCAGGTGATGAGCCGGCAATACGCAATGGCGATTCGCAGCGCGCAGGCGGCCGAAGCGGGTCTGCCCGAGGGATCACCGGACTGGATCCGGGCGCAGGACATCGCGCTGCAGGCGCGCGCCGCGCTTGAACGCGAGCGGGAGCGGCGGTAG
- a CDS encoding PilZ domain-containing protein translates to MEQAPSQEPTERDGSAEARAAPRFTLLMRAAKLLAPQGQFLCVIRDVSATGVSLRGFHHLPQGDGLQLELQSGERYTIEEVWNRGVEAGYRFDREVEVAELLAEPSDYPKRPLRLDVSLPLRIESTGHVLEGDLVNISQQGACIECATFLAIDQPLRLVSRRLPDIHAKVRWRDRQHYGLSFDTTFNLRELAHTTARLQCPSLLAVQPGES, encoded by the coding sequence ATGGAACAGGCTCCCAGCCAGGAACCGACCGAACGCGACGGTTCGGCCGAAGCGCGGGCGGCGCCGCGTTTTACCCTGTTAATGCGCGCGGCCAAGCTGCTTGCACCGCAGGGGCAATTCCTGTGCGTTATCCGCGATGTTTCGGCGACGGGCGTCAGCCTGCGCGGGTTTCATCACCTCCCTCAGGGAGACGGGCTGCAACTGGAACTCCAGAGCGGCGAACGCTACACGATCGAGGAAGTCTGGAACCGCGGCGTGGAGGCCGGCTATCGTTTCGACCGGGAAGTCGAGGTCGCCGAACTTCTGGCCGAACCGAGCGACTATCCCAAGCGCCCCCTGCGTCTGGACGTGAGCCTTCCCTTGCGGATCGAATCGACCGGGCACGTGCTGGAAGGCGATCTGGTCAATATTTCGCAGCAGGGCGCCTGCATCGAATGCGCGACCTTTCTTGCGATCGACCAGCCGCTTCGTCTCGTTTCGCGGCGCCTGCCGGACATTCACGCCAAGGTCCGCTGGCGCGACCGCCAGCACTACGGCCTCTCGTTCGATACGACCTTCAATTTGCGCGAACTTGCACACACCACGGCACGGCTGCAGTGTCCTTCACTTCTGGCTGTCCAACCGGGTGAAAGCTAG
- a CDS encoding PAS domain-containing protein, which produces MDTLRGNFDSPDYGEADRDYDYSDEESGRELPPAGIGTDERRMQVRAYNHWAGLLDERTFPSIEDLHPENLPDFGPYSVLLDFTSGVDNPAVPYLGVELAVECDARDGIETLADVPARSLLSRITDHYMQILANQAPIGFEAEFVNQRGATILYRGILLPFSSDDDTIDFIYGVINWKELADQHTTDELMLEIDQALDGGEAERPREPDPVTDWADGPSDPAGPGEWDAGDEETPPTPIPEGPWRMAEMIARQSAPRKAYAIPLEPDDSFPVEVGGEPMAEAGPSAIDVLDHNDGGLAETLAAARQCADAARNSEDRTRGALYAAVSRAYDVSLAASEAPEEFARLVSDHGLKVQERAPMTPVVKLVFGADYDKTRLTEYAAALSHARRLGLPRGALADFLAAAEGGLKGVVKTERQLRREDAGQQSQARKPREKLMRKLRALPSRGFEAIAAQGEEFGLVVIRRMDSGEVAVLGEVSGDEALVERAARHLAN; this is translated from the coding sequence ATGGACACACTTCGCGGAAACTTCGATTCGCCCGACTACGGCGAAGCGGATCGCGACTACGACTACTCCGACGAGGAGAGCGGCCGCGAACTCCCGCCCGCCGGGATCGGCACCGACGAGCGCCGCATGCAGGTGCGTGCCTATAACCACTGGGCCGGCCTTCTGGACGAGCGCACTTTCCCTTCGATCGAGGATCTCCATCCCGAGAACCTGCCCGATTTCGGCCCGTACAGCGTCCTGCTCGACTTCACGTCCGGCGTGGACAATCCGGCGGTGCCCTATCTGGGCGTCGAGCTTGCGGTGGAATGCGACGCAAGAGACGGAATCGAAACGCTGGCCGACGTTCCAGCACGGTCTCTGCTCAGCCGAATCACCGATCACTACATGCAGATTCTGGCCAATCAGGCACCGATCGGGTTCGAGGCGGAATTCGTAAACCAGCGCGGCGCCACGATCCTCTATCGCGGCATCCTGCTGCCGTTTTCGAGCGACGACGACACGATCGACTTCATCTACGGCGTGATCAATTGGAAGGAACTGGCCGACCAGCACACGACGGACGAACTGATGCTGGAAATCGATCAGGCGCTCGACGGCGGCGAGGCGGAGCGGCCACGCGAACCCGATCCGGTGACCGACTGGGCCGATGGGCCTTCGGACCCGGCCGGCCCCGGCGAATGGGACGCGGGCGACGAAGAAACGCCGCCTACGCCGATCCCCGAAGGGCCCTGGCGCATGGCGGAAATGATTGCCCGCCAGTCTGCGCCGCGCAAGGCTTACGCCATTCCGCTCGAGCCCGACGATAGCTTCCCGGTGGAAGTGGGCGGGGAGCCTATGGCGGAGGCTGGTCCTTCAGCGATCGACGTGCTCGACCACAATGACGGAGGGCTGGCCGAGACGCTGGCCGCAGCGCGCCAGTGCGCAGATGCCGCGCGCAATAGCGAAGACCGCACACGCGGCGCGCTCTATGCCGCCGTCTCGCGCGCCTACGACGTCAGCCTCGCCGCGAGCGAGGCACCGGAGGAATTTGCGCGTCTGGTTAGTGACCACGGCCTCAAGGTGCAGGAACGCGCGCCGATGACGCCGGTGGTCAAGCTGGTGTTCGGTGCCGACTACGACAAGACTCGCCTGACCGAATACGCCGCCGCGCTGTCCCATGCCCGACGCCTGGGTCTGCCGCGCGGCGCTCTGGCGGATTTCCTGGCCGCAGCGGAAGGCGGCCTCAAGGGTGTCGTCAAGACGGAGCGCCAGTTGCGCCGCGAAGACGCGGGGCAGCAGTCGCAGGCCAGAAAGCCGCGTGAAAAGCTGATGCGCAAGCTTCGTGCCCTCCCGTCACGCGGGTTCGAGGCGATCGCCGCCCAGGGCGAGGAATTCGGCCTTGTGGTCATCCGCCGAATGGATTCGGGCGAAGTTGCGGTGCTCGGCGAAGTGTCGGGTGATGAAGCGCTCGTTGAGCGGGCCGCACGTCACCTCGCGAACTGA